The following proteins are co-located in the Bradyrhizobium sp. AZCC 2176 genome:
- a CDS encoding IS110 family transposase codes for MQTMTTIGLDIAKSVFQVHGVDAGGQVIVRRQLKRRYVLTFFQKLSPCLVGIEACGSAHHWSRELQALGHTVRLMPPAYVKPYVKRQKNDATDAEAICEAVTRANMRFVPTKTAEQQSGLVLHRARHLFVRQQTSVINAIRAHLAEFGIVAPVGRHGVEELLNVVTDPNDKRVPDIARACLSALGDQLQSNKQQILEFDRLIRAWHRSNEMSMRLEAAPGVGPVLATALVAAVADPKSFRSGRNFSAWIGMVPKQHSSGGKNRLGNISKQGDRYLRGLFVAGALSVIRYAKVHGTKHRPWLTALLARRPTKVAAIALANKIARMVWAMMATGERYKEPVALAR; via the coding sequence ATGCAGACGATGACGACAATCGGTTTAGATATCGCCAAGTCGGTTTTCCAGGTTCACGGCGTTGACGCTGGCGGACAGGTGATTGTTCGCCGGCAACTGAAACGTCGCTATGTCCTGACGTTCTTCCAGAAGCTGTCGCCTTGTCTTGTCGGTATCGAAGCCTGCGGCTCGGCGCACCATTGGTCGCGCGAGCTCCAGGCACTGGGTCATACCGTGCGGTTGATGCCGCCGGCCTATGTGAAGCCCTACGTCAAGCGGCAGAAGAATGACGCGACTGACGCAGAGGCCATTTGCGAGGCGGTCACCAGGGCCAACATGCGGTTCGTGCCGACCAAGACCGCCGAGCAGCAGAGCGGTCTGGTGCTGCACCGCGCCCGCCATTTGTTCGTCCGCCAGCAGACCTCGGTGATTAATGCAATCCGGGCCCATCTTGCCGAGTTCGGGATCGTTGCGCCGGTCGGTCGTCACGGTGTCGAGGAACTGCTCAATGTCGTCACCGATCCGAACGACAAGCGAGTTCCGGACATAGCTCGTGCGTGTCTTTCGGCACTCGGGGATCAACTGCAAAGCAACAAGCAGCAGATACTGGAGTTCGACCGGCTGATCAGGGCATGGCACCGATCCAACGAGATGAGCATGAGGCTCGAGGCAGCCCCCGGCGTCGGTCCGGTACTGGCCACCGCTTTGGTCGCTGCCGTTGCTGATCCAAAGTCCTTCCGATCAGGGCGCAACTTCTCGGCCTGGATCGGTATGGTGCCGAAACAGCACTCCAGTGGAGGCAAGAACAGGCTCGGCAATATAAGCAAGCAAGGTGACCGCTATCTGCGCGGCCTGTTCGTGGCCGGCGCGCTTTCTGTCATCCGCTACGCCAAGGTCCATGGCACCAAACATCGGCCCTGGCTCACGGCGTTGCTGGCCAGGCGGCCGACCAAGGTTGCGGCTATCGCGCTCGCTAACAAGATCGCGCGGATGGTCTGGGCCATGATGGCCACGGGCGAGCGATACAAAGAACCCGTCGCGCTTGCGCGATAA
- a CDS encoding cupin domain-containing protein: MTIKLVALVLLCLMTRTAVAQEPKVTSLMSKDLPEHPGREALMITVEHAPGGSSAIHRHNAHAFVYVLEGSVVMQLKGGQQVTLTPGQTFYEGPDDVHVVDRNASGTQPAKFLVLLIKDKGAPALVPAQ; the protein is encoded by the coding sequence ATGACGATCAAACTCGTTGCGTTGGTTCTTCTGTGCCTCATGACCCGCACGGCGGTGGCTCAGGAGCCTAAGGTCACGTCACTCATGTCTAAGGACCTTCCGGAGCATCCCGGCAGGGAAGCTCTGATGATCACAGTCGAGCATGCGCCCGGCGGGTCGAGCGCTATTCACCGACACAATGCACATGCGTTTGTTTACGTGCTGGAGGGCTCCGTCGTGATGCAGCTGAAGGGTGGACAACAGGTGACACTGACACCAGGACAGACCTTCTATGAAGGCCCCGATGATGTTCATGTCGTCGACCGGAACGCAAGCGGCACCCAGCCGGCGAAATTCCTGGTGCTCTTGATCAAGGACAAGGGCGCCCCGGCGCTCGTGCCCGCACAGTGA
- a CDS encoding alpha/beta fold hydrolase, with the protein MSTITTKDGTQIYYKDWGAGPVITFSHGWPLSSDAWDGQMMFLVQHGYRCIAHDRRGHGRSSQASAHNDMNGYADDLAAVIEALDLCDVTLVGHSTGGGEVTRYIGRHGTDRVKKVVLIAAVPPLMLKTEGNPDGLPMEVFDGIRAGLMKDRSQYYKDGAIAFYGANRPGAKVSQGILDQFWLWSMQSGLKNSYDSVKAFSETDFTEDLKKFDVPTLVMHGEDDQIVPVKASAKKSAKLIKGAKEIYYPGAPHGLTATLQDQVNADLLAFIAEKEERKAA; encoded by the coding sequence ATGAGTACGATCACCACCAAAGATGGCACGCAAATCTACTACAAGGACTGGGGCGCGGGCCCGGTCATCACATTCTCGCACGGTTGGCCGCTCAGTTCCGATGCCTGGGACGGTCAAATGATGTTCCTCGTGCAGCACGGCTACCGCTGCATCGCGCACGACAGACGGGGTCACGGCCGTTCAAGCCAAGCTTCTGCCCACAACGACATGAACGGCTACGCCGACGATCTAGCTGCCGTCATCGAAGCGCTCGATCTGTGTGACGTTACACTCGTCGGTCACTCGACAGGCGGCGGCGAAGTTACGCGCTACATCGGACGGCATGGTACCGACCGCGTTAAGAAAGTTGTCCTCATTGCCGCGGTGCCGCCGCTCATGTTGAAGACCGAAGGCAATCCGGATGGGCTACCGATGGAAGTATTTGACGGCATCCGCGCTGGACTCATGAAAGACCGCTCGCAGTACTACAAGGACGGTGCGATTGCGTTCTATGGCGCGAACAGACCGGGCGCGAAGGTCTCGCAAGGGATCTTAGATCAGTTCTGGCTATGGAGCATGCAGTCCGGTCTTAAGAATTCCTATGATAGCGTCAAGGCCTTCTCCGAGACCGACTTCACTGAGGACCTCAAAAAGTTCGATGTGCCAACGCTTGTAATGCACGGCGAAGATGATCAGATCGTGCCAGTGAAGGCCTCTGCCAAAAAATCAGCCAAGCTGATCAAAGGCGCGAAAGAAATCTACTATCCCGGTGCGCCTCACGGCCTTACCGCTACCCTTCAAGATCAGGTCAATGCTGACCTACTTGCGTTTATCGCAGAGAAAGAAGAGCGGAAGGCAGCTTAG
- a CDS encoding DUF2237 family protein → MLRDDNGNGGGRPSTPRNVLGERLEVCSISPMTGFFRDGCCDTGREDIGSHTVCSVMTAAFLEFSKSRGNDLSTPMPEFGFRGLKPGDRWCLCAPRWQEALEAGQAPRVVLRATHEGALGHCSLADLKRLAVDLA, encoded by the coding sequence ATGCTGAGGGACGACAACGGTAATGGAGGCGGTCGGCCGAGCACACCCCGTAACGTGCTCGGTGAGCGGCTCGAAGTCTGCTCGATAAGCCCAATGACGGGGTTCTTTCGAGACGGCTGCTGCGACACTGGGCGAGAGGACATCGGTAGCCACACGGTCTGCTCCGTCATGACCGCCGCGTTTCTCGAGTTTTCCAAATCCCGCGGCAACGATCTTTCGACACCGATGCCGGAATTCGGCTTTCGCGGCCTGAAACCCGGCGACCGTTGGTGCCTCTGTGCTCCGCGTTGGCAAGAAGCTCTCGAGGCGGGCCAGGCGCCCCGCGTGGTCTTGCGCGCCACTCACGAAGGCGCTCTGGGCCACTGCTCGCTCGCCGATCTCAAGCGCCTCGCAGTGGACCTAGCCTGA
- a CDS encoding cytochrome P460 family protein has protein sequence MFFVSNGQRSPKPRRKQCDDAISNNGVRRCDNEKNTLISLSISVSIAVLAAGVAISAQDKYTVQVPNGLGFSEFRGYEDWPVIAMSESGGKIAVIVGNPVMIDAYKEGVPGNGKPFPDGAKMAKIHWSPKIQETYPGQPTVPGTQLDAGFMVKDSKRFADSGGWGWAEFNYDAASDTFKPATAADNPPQENDAKCGFSCHSVVQNRDYVFTDYGKR, from the coding sequence ATGTTCTTCGTGAGCAACGGGCAGCGCAGCCCTAAGCCTCGGAGAAAACAATGCGACGACGCAATTTCCAACAACGGGGTTAGGAGATGCGACAATGAAAAAAACACGCTGATCAGTCTCAGTATTTCGGTATCGATCGCCGTTTTGGCGGCTGGTGTCGCAATTTCCGCGCAGGACAAATACACTGTGCAAGTACCGAATGGCCTCGGGTTCTCTGAGTTCAGGGGATACGAGGACTGGCCAGTGATCGCGATGAGCGAGAGCGGAGGCAAGATCGCTGTGATCGTGGGAAATCCGGTAATGATCGACGCCTATAAGGAAGGCGTGCCCGGCAATGGCAAGCCTTTCCCAGACGGCGCCAAGATGGCGAAAATTCATTGGAGCCCGAAAATACAAGAGACGTATCCCGGTCAGCCAACGGTGCCAGGTACTCAGCTTGACGCTGGTTTCATGGTGAAGGACAGCAAGAGGTTCGCGGACAGCGGCGGATGGGGATGGGCCGAGTTCAACTATGACGCCGCGTCCGATACGTTTAAGCCCGCCACTGCAGCGGACAATCCGCCGCAGGAAAACGACGCCAAGTGCGGGTTCTCGTGCCACTCGGTGGTGCAGAACCGCGACTACGTTTTCACGGATTACGGAAAGAGGTGA